A single genomic interval of Natronoarchaeum philippinense harbors:
- a CDS encoding metal-dependent hydrolase, with product MFLGHALLAFALATLVADWRGWSARRALTLGVVTGAFAAIPDVDVAYAAFALDFGGLTPGAMAQPSTFWDATRDVHRTMTHSLVISILAGPAFGLWAVTETGSRNSRIAGRGVAVVVLAGLIGVAYLTSGPLGGVVMSMFAVAGVGVAALCRLATDLPARTVGLAATAGLLSHPWGDLVTGAPPRLFYPFDARVLDARVLLHGDPTVHLLGAFALELATIWLAALAIAHVADRSWPSLVDRRAGIGVAYGVAAVAMAPPTLDVSYHFVFSILSVGLLCGGVSARSAAVSIPRRLRRQFDFRPLSSATPASRTAVGVRDHALGVAVTSLAGITAALASYVLVYAALAASIA from the coding sequence GTGTTTCTCGGACACGCGCTGCTGGCGTTCGCGCTGGCCACGCTGGTTGCGGACTGGCGTGGCTGGTCGGCGCGCCGCGCGCTGACGCTCGGGGTGGTCACCGGCGCGTTCGCCGCGATTCCCGATGTCGACGTCGCCTACGCCGCGTTCGCGCTCGATTTCGGCGGGCTCACGCCGGGAGCGATGGCCCAACCGAGCACCTTCTGGGACGCGACGCGAGACGTTCACCGCACGATGACACACTCGCTGGTCATTTCGATACTGGCCGGGCCCGCGTTCGGGCTCTGGGCGGTCACCGAGACCGGCTCTCGGAACTCCCGGATCGCGGGCCGCGGCGTCGCCGTCGTCGTGCTCGCGGGCTTGATTGGCGTCGCCTACCTCACAAGCGGCCCGCTGGGCGGCGTCGTCATGAGCATGTTCGCCGTGGCGGGCGTCGGCGTCGCGGCGCTGTGCCGGCTGGCGACCGATCTTCCGGCGCGGACGGTCGGCCTCGCGGCGACGGCCGGGCTCCTGTCACACCCGTGGGGCGACCTCGTGACGGGCGCGCCGCCGCGGCTGTTCTACCCGTTCGACGCCCGCGTACTCGACGCCCGCGTGTTACTGCACGGTGACCCCACCGTTCACCTGCTCGGTGCGTTCGCGCTCGAGTTGGCGACGATCTGGCTCGCGGCGCTGGCGATCGCTCACGTCGCCGACCGCTCGTGGCCGTCGCTGGTCGACCGACGCGCCGGCATCGGCGTCGCCTACGGCGTCGCAGCCGTTGCGATGGCGCCGCCGACGCTCGACGTGTCGTATCACTTCGTGTTCTCGATTCTCTCGGTCGGACTGCTCTGTGGCGGCGTCTCGGCGCGATCGGCCGCCGTCTCGATACCGCGACGGCTCCGCCGACAGTTCGATTTCCGCCCCCTTTCGAGCGCTACCCCCGCCAGTCGAACAGCAGTCGGCGTACGGGATCACGCGCTCGGCGTCGCCGTAACGTCGCTGGCCGGCATCACGGCCGCACTGGCGAGCTACGTGCTCGTCTACGCAGCGCTGGCTGCTTCGATCGCCTGA
- a CDS encoding MFS transporter, with the protein MSLTTFIVVINASLMNVAIPTMVDEFDTTVTVIQGAVALYSLVIAALVLPAGTLPSRHSRRRVMTVALIVYAAGTLVAAISWSTPLLYLGWSFLEGSAAAVLFPLTYTELRASYDGDDRATAFGLLAGVSGVGGALGPIIGGALTTYASWRWGFAIQLVGVGVILFFVQYVSQTPLSETRSSLDRGGTALSVVGSTALVTGFILTGKYGWLLQRRPFSVGGVQFNPLGTSPAIWFLGFGLLTFAAFIQYERRLERAGESPLVPLHVLTNRPFVSGVITYNIRSIISAGFFFIFPVYLQAVLGYTAFETGVALLPYSLASILFATFTTGWRKHISPKTLIQVGIVCMGIGLLLLYEQTAPGQTIRSMALPVALVGTGVGLILAQISNMTMSAVPTADSAEASGVLNVSSSIGYALGTAVVGSYFLGQFYGGVVDGVLRSERVTVSAEQRNDLVIALEDAAETATEATRQQFLDQLAPRQRQLLETVFEASMFDAQQAALLLLVLFVLLLLIASTFLPRQIPDTDERNNSSESDSDSAREGSDGITED; encoded by the coding sequence GTGAGTCTGACGACGTTCATCGTGGTCATCAACGCGTCTCTGATGAACGTGGCGATCCCCACGATGGTCGACGAGTTCGATACCACGGTCACCGTGATTCAGGGTGCAGTCGCACTCTACTCGCTGGTGATCGCTGCGCTGGTTCTTCCGGCCGGCACGCTGCCGTCTCGACACAGTCGTCGACGCGTGATGACAGTCGCACTGATCGTCTACGCCGCTGGGACGCTGGTGGCGGCGATCAGCTGGAGCACTCCGCTCCTCTATCTTGGCTGGTCCTTTCTCGAAGGGTCCGCGGCCGCTGTCCTGTTCCCCTTGACATACACCGAACTGAGAGCCAGTTACGACGGCGACGACCGGGCGACGGCGTTCGGGCTGTTGGCTGGCGTGAGCGGAGTTGGCGGTGCGCTTGGGCCGATTATCGGTGGTGCACTAACCACGTACGCGAGTTGGCGGTGGGGGTTTGCGATCCAACTCGTCGGCGTCGGTGTGATTCTCTTTTTCGTTCAGTACGTGAGCCAGACCCCGCTGTCAGAGACACGTAGCTCGTTGGATAGAGGTGGAACCGCGCTGTCTGTCGTCGGTTCGACGGCGCTCGTCACTGGGTTCATTCTCACCGGGAAGTACGGGTGGTTACTTCAACGACGGCCGTTCTCCGTCGGCGGCGTGCAGTTCAACCCGCTCGGGACCTCGCCGGCGATCTGGTTTCTCGGGTTTGGACTGCTCACGTTCGCTGCGTTTATTCAGTACGAACGCCGACTGGAACGTGCTGGGGAGTCGCCGCTCGTTCCGCTGCACGTCCTGACGAATCGCCCGTTTGTCTCCGGCGTCATCACGTACAATATCCGCTCGATCATCTCGGCCGGCTTCTTTTTCATCTTCCCGGTCTATCTCCAAGCCGTCCTCGGATACACCGCCTTCGAAACCGGGGTCGCGCTGTTACCGTATTCGCTCGCGTCGATTCTCTTTGCGACGTTTACGACCGGTTGGAGGAAGCACATCTCGCCGAAGACGCTCATTCAGGTCGGTATCGTGTGTATGGGAATCGGACTGTTGCTGTTGTACGAGCAGACGGCCCCGGGACAGACCATTCGCAGCATGGCCCTCCCAGTGGCGCTTGTCGGAACCGGCGTCGGACTCATACTGGCACAGATTTCAAATATGACGATGTCGGCCGTCCCTACCGCGGACTCCGCCGAGGCGTCCGGCGTCCTGAACGTGAGCAGTTCGATCGGCTACGCGCTGGGGACAGCGGTCGTTGGATCGTATTTTCTCGGACAGTTCTATGGGGGTGTCGTCGATGGCGTCCTCCGGTCAGAGCGCGTGACCGTCTCAGCGGAGCAACGAAACGACTTGGTGATCGCGCTCGAAGATGCAGCAGAGACGGCAACCGAAGCTACTCGACAACAGTTTCTGGACCAACTTGCGCCGAGACAACGACAACTGCTCGAAACCGTCTTCGAGGCTTCGATGTTCGACGCCCAACAGGCGGCGCTGCTTCTGTTGGTGCTGTTCGTGTTACTCTTGCTGATCGCGTCGACGTTCTTGCCGCGGCAGATTCCGGACACGGACGAACGGAACAACAGCTCCGAATCAGACTCAGATTCAGCACGCGAGGGATCTGATGGGATCACGGAGGACTAA
- a CDS encoding putative manganese transporter, which translates to MQEALNILIGSWREGFVQVSGFVGATILLFSLVQYRFDGRLTEWLKENRRAQPLVGALLGLTPGCGGAIIAMPLYIRGTVSFGTVVAALAATAGDSAFIILALAPEAAIYAYGLAFVSAVLFGYAIDIWGLGVGRVDDAVERIGRPMTDGGFATTSVAEGGPSVPDYETPSCHDHDHGRDLPSYLPDSRLLERASHAIHVLWWIVLAGALAAGVTYLARGAEEPVWEIAATYDGLFTIAGLAGTTLSFYLYFVGRHYIGDGETGRVRDSFASVYTTFQHAAMETAMVTVWVIGGYLAYEYGMALFALDIQSLAASAGVLAPIGGALLGLIPGCAAHIVFAQLYAVEEAVPFSALTANAISQDGDALFPLMAIDLKAAIIATIYTTVPAVIVGVGVYYFWPFAQFGFGVL; encoded by the coding sequence ATGCAGGAAGCCCTCAACATCCTCATCGGCTCGTGGCGCGAAGGGTTCGTGCAGGTCTCGGGCTTCGTCGGCGCGACGATTCTCCTGTTTAGCCTCGTCCAGTACCGGTTCGACGGCCGGCTTACCGAGTGGCTCAAGGAGAACCGACGCGCCCAGCCGCTCGTCGGCGCGCTCCTCGGCCTGACGCCGGGCTGTGGCGGCGCGATCATCGCCATGCCGCTGTACATCCGCGGAACGGTGAGCTTCGGGACCGTCGTCGCGGCGCTGGCGGCGACCGCGGGCGACTCGGCGTTTATCATTCTCGCGCTCGCGCCCGAGGCGGCGATCTACGCCTACGGGCTGGCGTTTGTTTCCGCAGTCCTGTTCGGCTACGCCATCGACATCTGGGGTCTCGGCGTCGGCCGCGTGGACGACGCCGTCGAGCGAATCGGTCGCCCGATGACCGATGGCGGCTTCGCCACGACCAGCGTCGCCGAGGGGGGCCCGAGCGTCCCCGACTACGAGACCCCCAGCTGTCACGACCACGATCACGGCCGCGATCTACCGAGCTACCTCCCGGACTCTCGATTGCTCGAACGGGCAAGCCACGCGATCCACGTCCTCTGGTGGATCGTGCTCGCGGGCGCGCTCGCTGCCGGCGTGACGTATCTCGCCCGCGGCGCCGAGGAACCCGTCTGGGAGATCGCAGCCACGTACGACGGGCTGTTCACGATCGCCGGTCTCGCCGGTACCACGCTGTCGTTCTATCTGTACTTCGTCGGCCGCCACTACATCGGCGACGGTGAGACCGGTCGCGTCCGGGACTCGTTCGCCAGCGTATACACGACCTTCCAGCACGCCGCCATGGAGACCGCGATGGTCACCGTCTGGGTGATCGGCGGCTACCTCGCCTACGAGTACGGAATGGCGCTCTTCGCGCTCGACATCCAGTCGCTCGCAGCGTCGGCCGGCGTGCTCGCGCCGATCGGCGGCGCCCTGCTGGGACTCATCCCCGGCTGTGCGGCCCACATCGTGTTCGCACAGCTGTACGCCGTCGAGGAGGCCGTTCCGTTTTCCGCCCTGACGGCAAACGCGATCAGTCAAGACGGCGACGCGTTGTTCCCGCTGATGGCGATCGACCTGAAGGCCGCGATCATCGCCACGATCTACACGACAGTCCCGGCCGTCATCGTCGGCGTCGGGGTGTACTACTTCTGGCCGTTCGCCCAGTTCGGCTTCGGGGTGCTCTGA
- a CDS encoding universal stress protein: MYVVETDTSWLTVSKNEVRASLQEIGEDAGAKALAEIEALAAEFDVELVTELREGTPDEEIVEYVDDEAVDLVVMGTHGREGIRRRLVGSVAERVVREAPVPVTTVTDAGDTEQ, from the coding sequence CTGTACGTCGTCGAAACCGACACGAGTTGGCTAACGGTCTCGAAGAACGAGGTTCGAGCTTCACTGCAGGAGATTGGCGAGGACGCCGGGGCGAAAGCGCTCGCTGAGATCGAGGCCCTCGCCGCCGAATTCGATGTCGAACTCGTCACCGAACTCCGGGAAGGGACGCCCGACGAGGAGATCGTCGAGTACGTCGACGACGAAGCCGTCGATCTCGTGGTGATGGGCACCCACGGTCGGGAAGGCATCCGCCGCCGGCTCGTGGGCAGTGTCGCCGAACGCGTCGTCCGTGAGGCGCCTGTTCCGGTGACAACAGTGACCGACGCCGGCGACACAGAGCAGTAG
- a CDS encoding heavy metal translocating P-type ATPase, translating into MRLSVPDMDCASCAGKVESGLDGVDGIDTYETQPTTGRVVVTYNAEQTNESSVIGAIEGAGYDVTDTESDESSERDENGNGHDEPAAGVWRSSRAIKTAISAVFLALGLGLEFVATGMNAQFASALGEPLFVADALFLVAVAVGGQEIARNGYYSAKSLNLDIDFLMTVAIGGALAASLAFGEALYFEAATLATLFSFAELLERASMDRARDSLQELMDLSPNEATVKRGESTETVPVDAVAVGDIVVVRPGEKIPMDGEVVDGDSAVNQSPITGESIPVDKTTGDEVYAGTINEQGYLEVEVTSAAGDNTLSRIVEMIEDAQSNKTEREQFVERFAAYYTPAVVVFAILVTVGGPFVLGTTWPDAVVNGLTLLVLACPCAFVISTPVSVVSGVTSAAKNGVLIKGGNHLESMGSVDAVAFDKTGTLTKGELSVTDVVPLNGNTEDDVLRCARGLETRSEHPIGEAIVGRADAADVADREVEAFESITGKGVRADLDGTPHYAGKPGLFDDLGFDLSHVHATTDGGVVTQTSQQLCERAGCLDLLSETVPKLQSEGKTVVLVGTEDELEGLIAVADEVRPEAKRTVERLKERGVERTVMLTGDNERTASAIAAEVGVDEHRAELLPDEKVEEVEDLVDEFEDGVAMVGDGINDAPAMATATVGVAMGAAGTDTALETADIALMGDDLSKLPYLYALAGDANSVIRQNIGASLLVKAGLALAVPFGYVPIWLAVLAGDAGMTVGVTGNAMRLSRVQADGE; encoded by the coding sequence ATGAGACTCTCGGTCCCGGATATGGACTGTGCGTCGTGTGCCGGGAAAGTCGAGAGCGGACTCGACGGCGTCGACGGCATCGACACTTACGAGACACAGCCGACGACCGGTCGCGTCGTCGTGACCTACAACGCCGAGCAGACGAACGAGTCCAGCGTCATCGGGGCGATCGAAGGGGCGGGCTACGACGTGACCGACACCGAGAGCGACGAATCGTCCGAACGGGACGAGAACGGCAACGGCCACGACGAGCCGGCCGCGGGCGTCTGGCGCAGTTCCCGGGCGATCAAGACCGCCATCAGCGCCGTCTTTCTCGCGCTGGGGCTGGGCTTGGAGTTCGTCGCGACCGGGATGAACGCACAGTTCGCGAGCGCCCTCGGAGAGCCGCTGTTCGTCGCCGACGCGCTCTTTCTGGTCGCCGTCGCCGTCGGCGGCCAAGAGATCGCCCGGAACGGCTACTACTCGGCCAAAAGCCTGAATCTCGACATCGACTTCCTGATGACGGTCGCCATCGGGGGCGCGCTGGCAGCGAGTCTGGCCTTCGGCGAGGCGCTGTACTTCGAGGCCGCGACGCTGGCGACGCTGTTTAGTTTCGCCGAGCTCCTCGAACGCGCCTCGATGGACCGGGCCAGAGACTCGCTACAGGAACTGATGGACCTCTCGCCCAACGAGGCGACGGTCAAGCGCGGCGAGAGCACCGAAACCGTCCCGGTCGACGCCGTCGCCGTGGGCGATATCGTCGTCGTCAGGCCCGGCGAGAAGATCCCGATGGACGGCGAGGTCGTCGACGGCGACAGCGCCGTCAACCAGTCGCCGATCACCGGCGAGAGCATCCCGGTCGACAAGACGACCGGCGACGAGGTGTACGCGGGCACGATCAACGAGCAGGGGTATCTCGAAGTAGAGGTGACCTCGGCGGCGGGCGACAACACGCTCTCGCGCATCGTCGAGATGATCGAGGACGCCCAGTCGAACAAGACCGAGCGCGAGCAGTTCGTCGAGCGCTTCGCAGCCTACTACACGCCCGCAGTCGTCGTCTTTGCGATCCTCGTGACCGTCGGCGGGCCGTTCGTCCTCGGGACGACGTGGCCCGACGCGGTCGTCAACGGGCTGACCCTGCTCGTGCTGGCGTGTCCCTGCGCCTTCGTCATCTCGACGCCGGTGTCGGTCGTCTCCGGCGTCACGAGCGCCGCCAAAAACGGCGTGCTGATCAAGGGCGGGAACCACCTCGAATCGATGGGGAGCGTCGACGCCGTCGCCTTCGACAAGACGGGGACGCTCACGAAGGGCGAACTCAGCGTGACCGATGTCGTCCCGCTCAACGGGAACACCGAGGACGACGTGCTTCGGTGCGCGCGCGGGCTGGAGACGCGGAGCGAACACCCCATCGGCGAGGCCATCGTCGGCCGGGCCGACGCCGCCGACGTTGCCGACCGGGAGGTCGAGGCGTTCGAGAGTATCACCGGGAAAGGCGTCCGCGCGGACCTCGACGGGACGCCGCACTACGCCGGCAAGCCGGGGCTGTTCGACGATCTCGGCTTCGATCTGTCCCACGTCCACGCGACGACCGACGGCGGCGTCGTCACGCAGACGAGCCAGCAGCTGTGCGAGCGCGCCGGCTGTCTGGACCTGCTCTCCGAGACCGTCCCGAAACTGCAGTCCGAGGGCAAGACGGTCGTGCTGGTCGGGACCGAAGACGAACTGGAAGGGCTCATCGCCGTCGCCGACGAGGTCCGGCCCGAAGCGAAACGGACCGTCGAGCGACTGAAAGAGCGCGGCGTCGAGCGAACGGTGATGCTCACCGGCGACAACGAGCGGACCGCGAGTGCGATCGCGGCGGAGGTCGGCGTCGACGAGCACCGCGCCGAACTCCTGCCCGACGAGAAAGTCGAAGAAGTCGAGGATCTCGTCGACGAGTTCGAGGACGGCGTGGCGATGGTCGGCGACGGTATCAACGACGCCCCCGCGATGGCGACGGCGACCGTCGGCGTGGCGATGGGCGCCGCGGGCACCGACACGGCGCTCGAAACGGCCGACATCGCGCTGATGGGCGACGACCTCTCGAAGCTGCCGTATCTCTACGCACTCGCCGGCGACGCCAACAGCGTCATCCGGCAGAACATCGGCGCGAGCCTGCTGGTCAAAGCCGGCCTCGCGCTGGCGGTGCCGTTCGGCTACGTGCCGATCTGGCTCGCCGTCCTCGCCGGCGACGCCGGCATGACCGTCGGCGTCACGGGCAACGCGATGCGGCTCTCGCGGGTGCAGGCCGACGGCGAGTGA
- a CDS encoding aldo/keto reductase — translation MDIPKLGLGTMGIDDPATIETAIEMGYRHLDTAQIYDNEAAVGDGIDRAGVDRDDLVVATKLWIDQLDRVRESTEESLDRLGLDRVDVLYVHRPKGEYDPEATLAALDELREDGIADAVAVSNFEVGDLDRFRDVLGRAPAANQIEYHPLFQPADRLADARDHDYPLVAYSPLAGGEARDVDAVVEVADRHGVTPEQASLAWLLEKGIHPIPKASSREHLEANRAALDIDLDADDVEAIDGIERENELYPE, via the coding sequence ATGGATATCCCGAAACTGGGTCTGGGAACGATGGGTATCGACGACCCCGCGACGATCGAGACGGCGATCGAGATGGGCTATCGACATCTCGACACCGCACAGATCTACGATAACGAGGCCGCTGTCGGCGACGGCATCGACCGAGCCGGGGTCGACCGCGACGACCTCGTCGTGGCGACGAAGCTCTGGATCGATCAACTCGACCGCGTTCGCGAGAGCACCGAAGAGAGCCTCGACCGCCTCGGACTGGATCGCGTGGACGTGCTGTACGTCCACCGGCCGAAAGGTGAGTATGATCCCGAGGCCACCCTCGCGGCGCTCGACGAGTTGCGCGAGGACGGAATCGCCGACGCCGTCGCGGTCAGCAACTTCGAGGTCGGCGACCTCGACCGGTTCCGGGACGTGCTCGGCCGGGCGCCCGCCGCCAACCAGATCGAGTATCACCCGCTGTTCCAGCCCGCCGATCGGCTGGCCGACGCCCGCGACCACGACTACCCGCTGGTTGCGTACTCCCCGCTGGCCGGCGGCGAAGCCCGAGATGTCGACGCCGTCGTCGAGGTCGCCGACCGTCACGGCGTCACGCCCGAGCAGGCGAGTCTGGCGTGGCTCTTGGAGAAGGGCATCCATCCGATCCCGAAGGCGTCGAGCCGCGAACATCTCGAAGCGAACCGGGCGGCGCTGGACATCGACCTCGATGCCGACGATGTCGAAGCGATCGACGGCATCGAGCGAGAGAACGAACTGTACCCCGAGTAG
- a CDS encoding DUF2085 domain-containing protein yields MEVDTAELRRGLRRTRRYLLSHHRPAEYHRCYSPELRGRRIHVCARCLGIYPGIVVGMLGYVLGPWRGTAVLLAAILPLPALVDWTLTTFRESDGHNFVRTATGALLGCGYGLGLAALVLGANVRVLGIGIAYGLTAAALLSISTTNE; encoded by the coding sequence ATGGAGGTGGATACGGCCGAGTTACGGCGTGGTCTTCGCAGGACACGACGGTACCTGCTCAGCCACCACCGGCCCGCAGAGTACCATCGGTGTTATTCTCCGGAGCTTCGCGGTCGCCGGATCCACGTCTGTGCGCGCTGTCTCGGAATCTATCCCGGGATCGTCGTCGGGATGTTGGGATACGTACTCGGGCCTTGGCGCGGCACCGCGGTTCTGCTGGCCGCGATCTTGCCCCTGCCGGCACTCGTCGACTGGACGCTCACCACGTTCCGCGAGTCCGACGGGCACAATTTCGTCCGGACGGCTACGGGCGCGTTGCTCGGTTGTGGCTACGGGCTCGGACTGGCTGCGCTGGTTCTCGGAGCAAACGTCCGCGTCCTCGGCATCGGCATCGCCTACGGGCTCACGGCAGCGGCGTTGTTGTCGATATCTACGACGAATGAGTGA
- a CDS encoding TM2 domain-containing protein has translation MKHCINCGSQIDDDAEVCPDCGVNQSTSIDGGHRERPDDEKYCVECGELINRRAEICPHCGVRQPGTGSSDSDKIAAGVLALLLGGLGAHKFYQGNVKLGVIYLCFFWTGIPALLGIVEGILMLVADDAEYEDKYADGSLLGR, from the coding sequence ATGAAACACTGTATCAACTGCGGTTCCCAAATCGACGACGACGCGGAGGTGTGTCCCGACTGTGGGGTCAATCAATCCACGTCCATCGATGGCGGCCACCGGGAGCGACCGGACGACGAAAAGTACTGCGTCGAGTGCGGTGAGCTGATCAATAGGCGAGCAGAAATATGTCCGCACTGTGGCGTTCGCCAACCCGGAACCGGGTCGTCTGACTCGGATAAGATCGCGGCGGGCGTACTGGCGCTCCTGCTCGGTGGACTGGGCGCGCACAAGTTCTACCAAGGGAACGTGAAACTCGGCGTCATCTACCTGTGTTTCTTCTGGACGGGGATCCCTGCGCTCCTCGGGATCGTCGAGGGGATCCTCATGCTGGTCGCCGACGACGCCGAATACGAGGACAAGTATGCCGACGGAAGCCTGCTCGGGAGATAA
- a CDS encoding pentapeptide repeat-containing protein: MTVSGGTCSHSIRVVEDDAYRDRDVPDGSLDDDGVWHCPHDARERRSEAPDAEVSRDGGAELCLFHAPIETKRDAEVAEAFAAAVGGDTDSDTDLADRRRTEFVDAEFGELRWPEGGVVGDADDEAPIYLSHATFDGGVAFEGARFARGAFFTGATITGRANFSGATFEGDTRFNGVTFREDAAFDHTRFEEEVRSGGVTFEGEADFYRAAFEADLNLKYATFAGKATFWKATIDETVRFNDAEFRPLDDGVHELQELDLTNANFTDATLRDVNLEASGLIQAKLFGTDLRGARLYGAVLTDSRIDDDTRFLGPPGAARFSLGGLVRFWHKPRCAYDPSYDGETVGEDTADQRNRAKSTYRSIGEVARAASRPALQSLCFVNRQDIHRRAHRDELSRGLDHASADSDTGGHSADGDAGGHSAGGDAAGAPSTRGRLTEGTRNALFRTVKLFQWLRAELSRWTLLYGESPWRIIATGLTIIVGFALLYPLGGLVPNAGAAVTYATIADDPRLFFDSVYFSTLTFTTLGMGDYQPIGIARVLMSVQTSLGAITVALLVFVFGRRAAR; the protein is encoded by the coding sequence ATGACCGTCAGCGGCGGGACCTGTAGCCACTCGATCCGAGTGGTCGAAGACGACGCCTATCGAGACCGAGACGTTCCGGACGGCAGTCTCGACGACGACGGCGTGTGGCACTGCCCGCACGACGCGCGCGAGCGCCGGTCCGAAGCGCCGGACGCCGAAGTCAGCCGAGATGGGGGTGCAGAGCTGTGTCTCTTTCACGCGCCGATCGAGACGAAGCGCGATGCCGAAGTCGCCGAGGCGTTCGCCGCGGCGGTCGGCGGCGACACCGATTCCGACACCGACCTCGCCGACCGCCGTCGGACCGAGTTTGTCGACGCCGAGTTCGGTGAGCTACGATGGCCTGAGGGCGGCGTCGTCGGTGACGCCGACGACGAGGCGCCGATCTACCTCTCGCACGCGACGTTCGACGGCGGCGTGGCGTTCGAGGGCGCGCGATTCGCCCGCGGTGCCTTCTTCACCGGCGCGACGATTACGGGGCGGGCCAACTTTTCGGGCGCGACGTTCGAGGGCGACACGCGGTTCAACGGCGTCACGTTCCGCGAGGACGCCGCGTTCGATCACACCCGCTTCGAGGAGGAGGTACGATCCGGCGGCGTCACCTTCGAGGGCGAGGCCGACTTCTACCGCGCGGCGTTCGAGGCGGATCTGAACCTCAAGTACGCCACGTTCGCGGGGAAAGCGACGTTTTGGAAGGCGACGATCGACGAGACGGTGCGGTTCAACGACGCGGAGTTTCGGCCGCTCGACGACGGCGTCCACGAGCTACAGGAGCTCGATCTCACGAACGCCAATTTCACCGACGCCACGCTCCGGGACGTGAACCTAGAAGCCAGCGGGCTGATACAGGCCAAACTGTTCGGAACGGACCTGCGGGGCGCGCGGCTGTACGGTGCAGTCCTGACCGACTCACGCATCGATGACGACACGCGATTTCTCGGCCCGCCGGGCGCAGCCCGGTTCTCGCTCGGCGGGCTGGTCCGGTTCTGGCACAAGCCCCGGTGTGCCTACGATCCGAGCTACGACGGCGAGACGGTCGGGGAGGACACCGCCGACCAGCGCAACCGGGCCAAGAGCACGTACCGGTCGATCGGCGAAGTCGCCAGAGCGGCGTCCCGACCGGCGTTGCAGTCGCTGTGTTTCGTCAATCGACAGGACATCCACCGGCGGGCCCACCGCGACGAGCTGTCGCGCGGACTCGACCACGCGAGTGCGGACAGCGATACCGGCGGGCACAGTGCGGACGGCGATGCCGGCGGGCACAGTGCAGGCGGCGATGCCGCCGGGGCGCCGTCGACGCGCGGTCGACTCACCGAAGGCACACGAAATGCGCTGTTTCGGACGGTGAAGCTGTTCCAGTGGCTCCGAGCGGAGCTGTCGCGGTGGACGCTGCTCTACGGCGAGAGCCCGTGGCGAATCATCGCCACGGGGCTGACGATCATCGTGGGGTTCGCGCTCCTGTACCCGCTCGGCGGGCTGGTGCCGAACGCGGGTGCGGCGGTCACGTACGCGACCATCGCCGACGATCCGCGGCTGTTCTTCGACAGCGTCTACTTCAGTACACTGACGTTCACGACGCTCGGGATGGGCGATTACCAGCCGATCGGGATCGCTCGCGTGCTCATGTCCGTCCAGACATCGCTGGGCGCGATTACGGTCGCGCTGCTCGTGTTCGTGTTCGGCCGGCGAGCCGCACGGTAG